A single Nostoc sp. PCC 7107 DNA region contains:
- a CDS encoding valine--tRNA ligase, with protein MTATISNLPSLYDPFTTEAKWQKFWEENQVYKADPNHGGEPYCVVIPPPNVTGSLHMGHAFESALIDVLVRYHRMQGRNTLWLPGTDHASIAVHTMLERQLKKEGKTRAELGREEFLERAWQWKAESGGTIVNQLRRLGVSVDWSRERFTLDEGLSKAVVEAFVSLYQEGLIYRGEYLVNWCPATQSAVSDVEVEKQEVNGNLWHFRYPLTDGSGYVEVATTRPETMLGDTGVAVNPNDDRYKHLIGKTLTLPIMQREIPIIGDELVDPTFGTGCVKVTPAHDPNDFEMGKRHNLPFINILNKDGTLNANAGEFQGQDRFVARKNVVSRLEADGVLVKIEDYKHTVPYSDRGKVPIEPLLSTQWFVKIRPMADNALAFLDQQNSPEFVPQRWTKVYRDWLVSLRDWCISRQLWWGHQIPAWYAVSETGGQITDTTPFVVAKSTEEAWEKAKAQFGENVQLQQDPDVLDTWFSSGLWPFSTLGWPEQTPDLAKYYPTTTLVTGFDIIFFWVARMTMMAGHFTGKMPFHDVYIHGLVLDEKGQKMSKTKGNGIDPLLLIDKYGTDALRYTLVKEVAGAGQDIRLEYDRDKDESASVQASRNFANKLWNAARFVMMNLDGQTPQQLGQPVASELSDRWIISRYHQVINQTTNYINNYGLGEAAKGIYEFIWGDFCDWYIELVKSRLQPGADPASRRTAQQVLAYVLEGILKLLHPFMPHITEEIWQTLTQQPADSLQTLALQAYPQAEANLIDPALEEQFELLIGTIRTIRNLRAEADVKPGAKVKVNLQTDSLKEQQILTAGQAYIKDLAKVEALTFAEEQKSQTVAPSKSQWNWKTIGLVIAGLVFLRIGLAVAHTVNQIPLAGTFFEIVGLGYSIWFIARSILFAKAKLPEQPPAVLEPVPASEQTIAGVIGTVQVVIPLTGVVDIETVRAKLAKNLTKVEAEAQSLRGRLSNPKFVDKAPADVVQGAKDALAEAEKQAEILRLRLQTLL; from the coding sequence ATGACCGCAACTATCTCGAATCTCCCCAGTCTCTACGATCCGTTTACCACTGAAGCTAAGTGGCAAAAATTCTGGGAAGAAAACCAAGTTTATAAAGCTGACCCTAATCACGGCGGTGAACCTTATTGTGTGGTGATTCCGCCGCCGAATGTTACTGGTAGTTTGCACATGGGTCACGCCTTTGAAAGTGCGCTGATTGATGTGCTGGTACGCTATCACCGGATGCAGGGACGCAATACTTTGTGGCTACCGGGAACTGACCACGCTAGTATCGCTGTCCATACGATGCTAGAAAGACAACTCAAAAAAGAGGGTAAAACTCGCGCTGAGTTGGGGCGTGAGGAATTTCTCGAACGCGCTTGGCAGTGGAAGGCGGAGTCTGGTGGCACAATTGTGAATCAGTTACGCCGCTTGGGTGTATCGGTGGACTGGTCGCGGGAACGGTTCACGTTAGATGAGGGCTTATCTAAAGCTGTGGTGGAAGCTTTTGTGAGTCTTTACCAGGAAGGGTTAATTTATCGTGGTGAATATTTGGTGAACTGGTGTCCGGCTACTCAGTCGGCGGTGTCGGATGTGGAGGTGGAAAAACAAGAGGTTAACGGTAATCTTTGGCATTTCCGCTATCCTTTAACAGATGGTTCTGGTTATGTTGAGGTGGCGACGACTCGACCAGAAACGATGTTGGGTGATACTGGGGTGGCAGTAAATCCCAATGATGATAGATATAAGCATCTGATTGGTAAAACTTTGACTTTGCCAATTATGCAGCGGGAAATCCCAATTATTGGCGATGAATTGGTTGACCCAACTTTCGGTACTGGTTGCGTGAAGGTAACGCCAGCCCATGATCCCAATGATTTTGAAATGGGTAAGCGTCACAATTTGCCGTTTATTAATATTTTGAATAAAGATGGGACTCTGAATGCTAATGCTGGGGAGTTTCAAGGACAAGACCGCTTTGTGGCAAGAAAAAATGTAGTTTCGCGTCTGGAAGCTGATGGAGTTTTAGTCAAAATTGAAGATTATAAGCATACCGTTCCTTATAGCGATCGCGGTAAAGTTCCCATTGAACCTCTCTTGTCTACTCAATGGTTTGTCAAAATTCGCCCAATGGCGGACAACGCCCTAGCATTTCTCGACCAACAAAATTCTCCTGAGTTTGTTCCTCAACGCTGGACAAAGGTTTACCGTGATTGGTTGGTGAGTCTGCGAGATTGGTGTATCTCCCGTCAATTGTGGTGGGGACATCAAATTCCCGCTTGGTACGCTGTGAGTGAAACAGGCGGACAAATTACTGATACTACGCCGTTTGTGGTGGCGAAATCGACCGAGGAGGCTTGGGAAAAAGCGAAAGCCCAATTTGGCGAAAATGTCCAACTTCAACAAGACCCAGATGTATTAGATACTTGGTTTTCTTCAGGACTATGGCCGTTTTCTACTTTGGGCTGGCCAGAACAAACCCCAGATTTAGCTAAGTACTACCCCACCACTACCTTAGTGACAGGTTTTGACATTATCTTTTTCTGGGTAGCGAGAATGACAATGATGGCTGGTCATTTCACCGGGAAAATGCCGTTTCATGATGTTTACATCCACGGGTTAGTGCTGGATGAAAAAGGTCAGAAAATGTCTAAAACCAAAGGTAATGGCATTGACCCATTATTATTAATTGATAAATATGGTACAGATGCCTTACGCTACACCTTAGTGAAGGAAGTTGCTGGTGCTGGTCAAGATATCCGCTTAGAATACGATCGCGACAAGGATGAATCAGCATCCGTGCAAGCTTCTCGCAACTTTGCCAACAAGTTGTGGAATGCGGCGCGGTTTGTGATGATGAATTTGGATGGACAGACACCGCAACAACTAGGACAACCCGTTGCTAGTGAATTAAGCGATCGCTGGATTATTTCTCGCTATCATCAAGTTATTAACCAAACTACCAATTACATCAATAACTACGGTTTAGGGGAAGCAGCCAAGGGAATTTACGAATTTATCTGGGGCGATTTCTGCGACTGGTATATTGAGTTGGTGAAATCTCGGTTACAACCAGGTGCCGATCCCGCATCCCGCCGCACCGCCCAACAAGTCCTCGCCTACGTACTGGAAGGGATTTTAAAACTACTGCATCCCTTTATGCCCCACATCACCGAAGAAATTTGGCAAACCCTCACTCAACAACCCGCAGATTCTCTGCAAACTTTAGCTTTACAAGCTTATCCCCAAGCCGAGGCTAACTTAATTGATCCCGCGTTGGAAGAACAGTTTGAACTGCTAATTGGTACTATCCGCACGATTCGTAATTTACGGGCGGAGGCGGATGTCAAGCCAGGGGCGAAAGTGAAGGTGAATTTACAGACCGATAGCCTCAAGGAACAGCAAATTTTAACGGCTGGACAAGCTTATATCAAAGATTTGGCTAAGGTAGAAGCTTTAACGTTTGCGGAAGAGCAAAAAAGCCAAACTGTAGCGCCGTCAAAATCGCAGTGGAATTGGAAGACTATTGGCTTAGTAATAGCCGGGCTTGTATTTCTGCGAATAGGTTTAGCTGTGGCGCATACTGTTAATCAAATTCCCCTGGCTGGTACTTTCTTTGAAATTGTGGGTTTAGGTTATAGTATTTGGTTTATTGCCCGCAGTATATTGTTTGCCAAAGCTAAACTCCCAGAACAGCCGCCAGCAGTTTTAGAACCAGTCCCAGCCTCAGAACAAACCATTGCTGGGGTCATTGGTACAGTTCAAGTTGTCATTCCCCTGACTGGTGTTGTTGACATCGAAACAGTACGTGCCAAATTAGCTAAAAACCTTACTAAAGTCGAAGCAGAAGCCCAGTCTCTCAGAGGTAGGTTAAGCAATCCTAAGTTTGTCGATAAAGCTCCAGCCGACGTGGTACAAGGGGCGAAAGATGCCTTAGCTGAGGCAGAAAAACAAGCCGAAATTTTGCGCTTACGCCTTCAGACATTGCTGTAG
- a CDS encoding tetratricopeptide repeat protein, which produces MNSHSFLTSGDQQNNCYQYVVNDTLGFTRHEANGSVQSVVQESYLRSCALKSAKQGDYNQAIALLNELIRRYPQNAADYNNRGLIYFQSGEKQKAFCDYNTALDLNPNLASAYNNRANYYAACGELAAALADYDQAIDLNPRYVRAWINRGITFRDLGQYEEAIENLEVALLFGQLEAHIWAERGRTYHLWGDWNCAIADYRRAMAKLPTLNNSVDVSGYRLRLQIETWLNDLLSEK; this is translated from the coding sequence ATGAATAGTCACTCATTTTTAACTTCTGGCGACCAGCAAAATAACTGCTATCAATACGTTGTAAATGATACATTGGGTTTTACCCGACATGAGGCGAATGGTAGCGTTCAATCTGTTGTCCAAGAAAGTTATTTACGCTCTTGTGCTTTGAAATCAGCTAAACAAGGAGATTATAACCAAGCGATCGCTCTGCTAAATGAATTAATTCGTCGTTATCCCCAAAATGCTGCTGATTACAACAATCGTGGGTTAATTTATTTTCAAAGCGGAGAAAAGCAAAAGGCTTTTTGTGATTACAACACAGCCCTAGATTTAAATCCCAATTTAGCTAGTGCTTATAATAATCGCGCCAATTACTATGCAGCTTGTGGAGAACTAGCTGCGGCTTTGGCAGATTATGACCAAGCAATTGATTTGAATCCTCGTTATGTGCGAGCCTGGATTAACCGAGGCATTACCTTCCGCGACTTGGGACAATATGAAGAAGCAATTGAAAATTTGGAAGTTGCATTGCTTTTTGGTCAATTAGAAGCGCATATTTGGGCAGAACGCGGTAGAACTTATCATTTGTGGGGTGACTGGAATTGTGCGATCGCTGATTATCGTCGTGCTATGGCAAAGCTACCTACACTCAATAATAGCGTTGATGTTTCAGGTTATCGTTTGCGCTTACAAATCGAAACTTGGTTAAATGATTTGCTATCTGAAAAATAG
- a CDS encoding phosphoribulokinase has product MSRPIILGIVGDSAAGKTTLTRGIAQVLGPENVTLICTDDYHRYDRQQRSEIGITALHPDCNHLDIMQQHLSLLRTGQPILKPVYSHKTGSFEPPLYIKPNKFVIIEGLLGYSTRAARECYDVKVYLAPPEPLRAKWKVKRDTLKRGYTPEQVLAELDKREPDSEQFIRPQRQWSDIVVSFYPPSGEVEEANGHLNVRLVLRPTIPHPDFTPIINLSNGVSGSAIRLGLDRDMNKPVDVLEVDGHATLEQVNKLEHIICSDMPHLRSVCDRESNPELGKIAGTTGETLQSYPLALTQLIITYHMLKATQIYQ; this is encoded by the coding sequence ATGAGCCGTCCAATAATTCTTGGGATTGTAGGTGATAGTGCTGCGGGTAAAACAACATTAACCAGAGGGATTGCTCAGGTACTTGGGCCAGAAAATGTTACCCTCATTTGTACAGATGACTACCACCGTTACGATCGCCAGCAACGTTCAGAAATTGGCATTACAGCCTTACATCCTGACTGCAACCATCTAGATATTATGCAGCAGCACCTGTCCCTACTCCGCACAGGACAGCCAATCCTCAAACCTGTTTACAGTCACAAAACAGGCTCTTTTGAGCCGCCGCTGTACATTAAGCCCAATAAATTTGTCATTATTGAAGGTCTACTTGGTTATTCTACCCGTGCCGCCCGCGAATGTTACGATGTCAAAGTTTATCTAGCACCCCCAGAACCATTACGTGCCAAGTGGAAAGTTAAACGAGACACCCTAAAACGCGGCTACACTCCAGAACAGGTATTGGCAGAATTAGATAAGCGTGAACCAGACTCAGAACAATTTATTCGTCCCCAACGACAGTGGTCAGATATTGTAGTCAGTTTTTATCCACCTAGCGGTGAAGTGGAAGAAGCCAATGGTCATCTTAATGTGCGTCTAGTCCTGCGTCCGACTATTCCTCATCCCGATTTCACACCAATTATCAATTTAAGCAATGGTGTTTCTGGGTCAGCAATTCGCTTGGGATTAGACCGAGATATGAATAAACCAGTGGATGTGTTGGAAGTTGATGGTCACGCCACCTTAGAACAGGTGAATAAACTAGAACATATCATCTGTTCTGATATGCCCCATTTACGCAGTGTCTGCGATCGCGAAAGTAACCCAGAATTAGGCAAAATTGCGGGTACAACCGGAGAAACTTTACAAAGTTATCCTTTGGCGCTGACGCAGTTAATTATTACCTACCACATGCTAAAGGCGACACAAATATATCAATAA
- a CDS encoding peptide ligase PGM1-related protein encodes MVTLNVSELDQVDQFRRLQSILRDRWKTIELFDNSEADIVVIPSLSIDQCELRKIAGCEHYEERLLFSLMRLRNPRTRLIYITSMPLHPSIIDYYLQLLPGIPFSHARNRLLLLSTYDSSLQPLSQKILDRPRLLDRIQQALRLEKSFMICYNSTHLEAELSLKLNVPLYAAAPDLQIWGTKSGSRQIFAESKVPHPDGSVRVWNSQDLAAAACDLWERQPTLKRMVVKLNEGISGEGNALLDLSPIMNLAPGQATGEQRIAAISDRFSTLRFQAKQETWANFSGRITELGAIVEAFVEGEIKLSPSVQGRITPTGEVEILSTHDQILGGPDGQIYLGCRFPADESYRLPLQQLGLKVGRQLAEKGALERFGVDFIAVDQGDNNWDIQAIEINLRKGGTTHPFMTLKLLTNGRYDLSTGLFYSQQGRPKYYVATDNLQKDRYRGLLPNDLMDIIAHHRLHFDSGTETGTVFHLMGCLSQFGKLGLTSIGDSPQQAEDIYNKVVNVLDEETRSDNQNFPLFSDYTFPIAWDGYS; translated from the coding sequence ATGGTAACTTTAAATGTTTCGGAGTTGGATCAGGTTGATCAATTTCGCCGCTTGCAGTCAATTTTGCGCGATCGCTGGAAAACTATTGAGCTATTTGATAATAGTGAAGCAGATATAGTGGTTATTCCTTCTCTCAGTATTGATCAGTGCGAACTCCGCAAAATTGCAGGTTGTGAACATTATGAAGAGAGATTATTATTCTCCCTAATGCGCTTGCGAAATCCTCGGACAAGGCTGATTTATATCACCTCTATGCCGCTGCATCCTAGTATTATTGACTACTACCTCCAATTATTACCAGGAATTCCATTTTCCCATGCACGCAATCGTTTGTTGTTGCTTTCTACTTACGATTCTTCGCTACAACCACTCAGCCAAAAAATTTTAGACCGTCCTCGCTTGCTAGATCGAATTCAGCAAGCTTTAAGATTAGAAAAATCATTTATGATCTGCTACAACTCTACACATTTAGAAGCAGAATTATCTTTAAAATTAAATGTGCCATTATATGCAGCCGCGCCAGATTTACAAATTTGGGGAACAAAAAGTGGTAGTCGGCAAATTTTTGCTGAAAGTAAAGTTCCTCATCCAGATGGTAGTGTAAGAGTTTGGAATTCTCAAGATTTAGCAGCAGCCGCCTGTGATTTGTGGGAACGCCAACCGACATTAAAACGGATGGTGGTAAAACTCAATGAAGGAATTTCTGGGGAAGGTAACGCCCTGCTAGATTTAAGCCCAATTATGAATTTAGCACCAGGGCAAGCTACTGGTGAGCAAAGAATAGCAGCAATTAGCGATCGCTTTTCCACCTTGCGCTTTCAAGCTAAACAAGAAACTTGGGCAAATTTTTCGGGACGGATAACTGAATTAGGCGCAATTGTCGAAGCATTTGTCGAAGGAGAAATCAAACTTTCGCCCAGTGTCCAAGGACGCATCACACCCACAGGTGAAGTCGAAATCCTGTCTACCCACGACCAAATTCTCGGAGGCCCAGACGGTCAAATTTATCTGGGATGTCGCTTTCCCGCCGATGAAAGCTATCGCTTACCACTACAACAATTAGGCTTAAAAGTAGGCAGACAATTAGCAGAAAAAGGCGCACTAGAAAGATTTGGTGTTGATTTTATCGCTGTAGATCAAGGTGATAACAATTGGGATATTCAAGCGATTGAAATTAACCTGCGTAAAGGTGGTACTACCCATCCTTTCATGACCTTAAAATTATTAACAAATGGACGTTATGACCTTTCCACAGGATTGTTTTACAGTCAACAAGGTCGTCCTAAATACTATGTTGCCACTGATAATCTGCAAAAAGACCGCTATCGAGGATTGTTACCAAACGATTTAATGGACATTATTGCTCATCACAGATTGCACTTTGATAGTGGCACGGAAACGGGTACAGTCTTTCATTTAATGGGATGTCTTTCTCAATTTGGCAAGTTGGGATTAACCAGTATCGGTGATTCTCCTCAACAAGCCGAAGATATTTATAACAAAGTTGTCAATGTATTAGATGAAGAAACCCGCAGCGACAATCAAAATTTTCCTCTATTTTCTGATTACACATTCCCCATTGCTTGGGATGGATACAGTTAG
- a CDS encoding serine/threonine-protein kinase, producing the protein MSHIPQRAVHCINPDCQRPYPQPWGNKFCNSCGALLQLLDRYVPLEPLGSGGFAQIYTVWDEKTQTEKVLKVLVEASPKAQELFTQEASVLIGLQHPGVPRVEADGFFQINLTSPKPRQLACLVMEKINGPTLDEILNNYPQGCPENLIFNWFTQAVKILQELHKCQIIHRDIKPSNLMLRIPASTAPPTQAKTGWEQLVLIDFGGVKQINAAMQRRESSSTRLFSSGYSPPEQVTGGNVGPAADFYALGRTMIELLTGKYPPELEDMQTGELRWRNLVNVNAQFADLLDAMVKEDVRSRPTNAAIILKRLAKINKPDKPGLFSQRQNSTPSNYFILLIQAIERAFADFIQAIGQTILFIAKALFNIIQACLAIIWAMLLSSLGACFGTIIGFFIAYRTILGDRIVELILGQLPGLIPHSQTNFGADILVFISAGLGTAWGLTLSGCFSQRRRFLVASIMGMISYGFGWLFWQLISPKQSSDGLIVMIAVSIFLLSLSFGFRSHHIVYALVAAVGTALIFSGLFILGFPATVFHFSPQALWSELGLPLALFALVAIFMSFWLGVSHYLIIPGLRFLGWR; encoded by the coding sequence GTGTCCCATATCCCCCAAAGGGCGGTTCACTGCATAAATCCTGATTGTCAACGTCCTTACCCCCAACCTTGGGGAAACAAATTTTGTAACAGTTGTGGCGCATTGCTACAGCTGCTAGACCGCTATGTCCCACTAGAACCATTGGGTTCGGGTGGTTTTGCCCAAATTTATACAGTTTGGGATGAAAAAACTCAAACAGAAAAAGTGCTAAAGGTTTTGGTGGAAGCGTCACCAAAAGCGCAGGAATTGTTTACACAAGAAGCCTCAGTTTTAATTGGTTTGCAGCATCCTGGTGTTCCTAGAGTTGAAGCTGATGGTTTTTTTCAGATCAATTTGACTAGTCCGAAACCACGCCAATTAGCTTGTTTGGTGATGGAAAAAATTAACGGGCCGACGCTGGATGAAATACTCAATAACTATCCTCAAGGATGTCCAGAGAATTTAATATTCAACTGGTTCACCCAAGCCGTCAAAATTTTACAAGAATTACACAAATGCCAAATTATTCACCGCGATATTAAACCTTCTAACTTAATGTTGCGGATACCAGCCTCAACCGCACCGCCAACTCAAGCCAAAACAGGGTGGGAACAACTGGTATTAATTGATTTTGGTGGTGTCAAACAAATTAACGCCGCAATGCAGCGCCGAGAGTCGAGTTCAACGCGGTTATTTTCTTCTGGTTACAGTCCACCAGAACAAGTAACTGGGGGGAATGTGGGGCCTGCGGCTGATTTTTATGCTCTTGGCCGGACAATGATTGAATTACTCACAGGTAAATATCCGCCAGAGTTGGAAGATATGCAAACAGGGGAATTGCGCTGGCGGAATCTGGTGAATGTGAATGCACAATTTGCCGATTTACTAGATGCGATGGTAAAGGAAGATGTGCGATCGCGTCCAACAAATGCAGCCATCATTCTTAAACGGTTAGCAAAAATTAATAAACCTGACAAACCAGGTTTATTCTCCCAACGCCAAAACTCAACTCCCAGCAATTACTTCATACTGCTCATTCAAGCCATTGAACGGGCTTTTGCTGATTTCATCCAAGCTATTGGTCAAACAATCTTGTTCATCGCCAAAGCGTTGTTCAACATTATTCAAGCTTGTTTGGCGATTATTTGGGCGATGCTGCTGTCTAGCTTAGGAGCTTGTTTTGGCACAATTATCGGTTTTTTTATAGCTTACCGGACAATTTTAGGCGATCGCATTGTGGAATTAATCTTGGGTCAGCTACCAGGATTAATTCCCCATTCTCAAACTAACTTTGGTGCAGACATTTTAGTATTTATCAGCGCTGGCTTGGGAACCGCCTGGGGTCTAACATTATCTGGATGTTTTAGTCAACGGCGACGGTTTTTAGTCGCTTCAATCATGGGGATGATCAGCTATGGATTTGGTTGGTTATTTTGGCAACTCATCTCCCCAAAACAAAGTAGTGATGGTTTGATAGTCATGATTGCTGTATCAATATTTTTGTTATCCCTCAGCTTTGGGTTCCGCAGCCATCACATAGTTTATGCCTTAGTCGCCGCAGTTGGCACAGCGCTGATTTTTTCCGGCTTATTTATTTTAGGCTTCCCCGCCACAGTCTTTCACTTTTCGCCCCAAGCCCTTTGGTCAGAATTAGGTCTACCCTTGGCTTTGTTTGCTTTGGTCGCCATTTTTATGAGTTTTTGGCTGGGAGTCAGTCATTACTTAATTATTCCGGGACTGCGCTTTTTGGGATGGCGCTAA
- a CDS encoding pentapeptide repeat-containing protein, whose protein sequence is MKLQIASLVALLVFTGLTEKALGLNQQDLEQLKTSGACPRCDLSGIDLSQSNLAGANLRGANLKGANLSQANLSNADLTGANLEGAVLKSANLTAASLTGTNLTSASLENSDLSFTGFIGANLTASNLLGAKLYLTNFRGANFRLTTLPVGNVTSDKPYWWSSERVIPKQCNKFKAGNTQGTTCYTQSEEVESQK, encoded by the coding sequence ATGAAACTCCAGATTGCCAGCCTTGTTGCTCTACTAGTTTTTACTGGGTTAACAGAAAAAGCTTTGGGTCTGAATCAGCAAGACCTAGAACAGTTAAAAACATCTGGGGCTTGTCCTCGGTGTGATTTAAGCGGTATCGACCTAAGCCAATCTAATTTAGCTGGTGCAAACTTGCGCGGGGCTAACTTAAAGGGAGCAAATTTATCTCAAGCGAATCTCTCAAATGCAGATTTGACTGGCGCAAATCTCGAAGGTGCAGTACTAAAATCAGCCAATCTCACAGCTGCATCTTTAACAGGTACCAATTTAACATCAGCATCCTTAGAAAATTCTGATTTGTCTTTTACAGGTTTTATCGGTGCCAATTTGACGGCGTCAAATTTATTAGGTGCTAAGTTATACTTAACTAATTTTCGCGGAGCTAATTTCCGACTGACTACCTTACCCGTTGGGAATGTGACTTCTGATAAACCCTACTGGTGGTCTTCAGAACGTGTAATTCCCAAACAATGTAACAAATTTAAAGCAGGAAATACACAAGGCACAACTTGTTATACACAATCAGAGGAAGTAGAGAGTCAGAAGTAG
- a CDS encoding M20 family metallopeptidase, whose amino-acid sequence MLSRIKDIATKLAPRLVEIRRHLHSHPELSGQEYQTAAFVAGVLSSSGLHVQEGVGKTGVIGEVQGTGADHRLLAIRTDMDALPIQERTGLEYASRTNGVMHACGHDVHTTVGLGTAMVLSQVADELGGKVRFLFQAAEEIAQGAHWMVQDQAMKNVSAILGVHVFPSIPAGSIGIRYGALTAAADDLEITIIGESGHGARPHEAIDAIWIASQVISALQQAISRTQNPLRPVVLSIGKIQGGRAPNVIADQVQLWGTVRSLHPETRAHLPNWIENIVANVCHAYGAKYQVNYRQGVPSVQNDYSLTQLLQSAAEEAWSSDRVQVLPEPSLGAEDFSVYLDHAPGSMFRLGVGYKDRMINHPLHHPEFEVDESAILTGVVTMAYAAYKYWL is encoded by the coding sequence ATGCTATCCCGTATTAAAGACATTGCCACAAAACTAGCGCCCCGGTTAGTTGAAATTCGCCGTCATCTTCACTCTCATCCAGAACTTAGTGGTCAAGAGTACCAAACTGCTGCTTTTGTGGCTGGGGTTCTGTCTTCTAGTGGTCTGCATGTGCAAGAAGGTGTGGGTAAAACTGGTGTAATTGGGGAAGTGCAGGGTACCGGTGCTGATCATCGTTTGTTAGCTATTCGGACAGATATGGATGCTTTACCCATCCAAGAACGTACAGGTTTAGAATATGCTTCCCGTACAAATGGTGTAATGCACGCTTGTGGTCATGATGTTCATACCACAGTCGGATTAGGTACAGCGATGGTATTGTCTCAAGTCGCCGATGAATTGGGTGGTAAGGTACGCTTTTTATTTCAAGCCGCAGAGGAAATTGCCCAAGGAGCGCACTGGATGGTGCAAGATCAGGCAATGAAAAATGTTTCTGCTATTTTAGGCGTTCATGTTTTTCCTTCTATACCCGCAGGTTCAATTGGGATACGTTATGGGGCGTTGACAGCTGCGGCTGATGATTTAGAGATTACGATTATTGGTGAGTCTGGACACGGTGCGCGTCCCCATGAAGCAATTGACGCGATCTGGATTGCTTCTCAAGTTATTAGTGCTTTACAACAAGCCATCAGCCGGACTCAGAATCCTTTGCGCCCGGTGGTGCTGAGTATTGGTAAAATTCAAGGCGGTAGAGCGCCCAATGTGATTGCTGATCAAGTGCAGTTGTGGGGAACAGTGCGATCGCTTCATCCCGAAACTCGCGCCCATCTCCCCAATTGGATTGAAAATATTGTGGCGAATGTCTGTCATGCTTACGGCGCAAAGTATCAAGTTAATTACCGTCAAGGTGTCCCCAGTGTCCAAAACGATTATTCTTTAACTCAGTTGTTGCAATCAGCCGCAGAAGAAGCTTGGAGTAGCGATCGCGTGCAAGTTTTACCAGAACCTTCTCTCGGTGCAGAAGATTTTTCTGTTTATTTAGACCACGCTCCTGGTTCAATGTTCCGTTTGGGTGTGGGTTACAAAGATAGAATGATCAATCACCCATTACACCATCCCGAATTTGAAGTTGATGAGTCAGCAATTTTAACGGGAGTTGTCACTATGGCTTATGCTGCCTATAAATATTGGCTGTGA
- a CDS encoding tyrosine-type recombinase/integrase — MARNHADQWINTDPETNRLSLRFRVRGFAKQFYLSSGLVDTPVNREIVRLRRDLIKSDIALERFDGSLKSYCFNPIRNGIEACPVSNYPLSLGELWNRFTEFKKALLEPTTIKSNYGATARYIARLPTQDLRQAPQIRDWLLVNTTRRMAWELLVRFNECCVWGVDSGLITQNPFERLKIKKPRKSSEVSEQILAFTIEQRDLVIQGFESHRLHSHYAPLVKFLFYTGVRLGEAFALTWSDVNADCTKISITKSCNLYKVRKGTKNGKRRIFSTVPNSKLHQLLLELKPPAGGAASKTIFISKQGTQMNGDALYNAWYGCPNKDKFYPGVVKELASEGLLPYLKPYSTRHTFATWAIASGITPDRVALLIGDEVSTVLKYYCHPNVVNFECPDF; from the coding sequence TTGGCACGAAATCACGCTGACCAATGGATTAATACTGACCCAGAAACTAACCGCTTAAGTTTGCGTTTCCGAGTCAGAGGATTTGCAAAACAATTCTATCTGTCATCAGGCTTAGTGGACACTCCAGTTAACCGCGAAATTGTGCGGTTGAGACGTGATTTAATCAAGTCTGATATTGCCTTAGAACGGTTTGATGGTTCTTTAAAATCTTATTGTTTCAACCCCATACGTAATGGAATTGAAGCTTGTCCTGTGAGCAATTACCCATTAAGCTTGGGTGAATTATGGAACAGGTTCACTGAATTCAAAAAAGCCTTACTAGAACCAACCACAATTAAAAGTAACTATGGTGCCACAGCCAGATACATTGCCAGATTGCCCACCCAGGATTTAAGACAAGCACCACAAATCCGCGATTGGCTACTAGTGAATACAACCCGCCGTATGGCTTGGGAGTTGTTAGTGAGGTTCAACGAGTGCTGTGTATGGGGTGTTGACTCTGGACTGATTACTCAAAATCCGTTCGAGCGACTCAAAATTAAAAAACCCCGCAAAAGTAGTGAGGTGTCAGAGCAGATATTGGCATTCACTATTGAGCAACGGGATTTGGTGATTCAAGGCTTTGAATCACACCGATTGCATAGCCATTATGCACCGCTTGTAAAGTTTTTGTTTTACACAGGTGTTCGTTTAGGCGAAGCTTTTGCCCTCACATGGAGCGATGTTAATGCTGATTGCACCAAAATTTCAATTACAAAATCCTGCAACTTATATAAAGTTCGCAAAGGTACAAAAAATGGCAAGCGCCGCATATTCTCGACCGTACCAAATTCCAAACTTCATCAATTGCTGCTAGAGCTAAAACCACCCGCCGGAGGTGCAGCAAGTAAAACGATATTCATCTCAAAACAGGGAACCCAGATGAACGGGGACGCACTATATAACGCTTGGTATGGTTGCCCGAATAAAGACAAATTTTACCCAGGTGTAGTTAAAGAGCTTGCCAGTGAAGGATTATTGCCATATCTCAAACCCTACTCAACTCGCCATACCTTCGCCACCTGGGCGATCGCCAGTGGTATCACACCGGATCGAGTGGCTTTGTTGATTGGGGATGAGGTTTCAACTGTTTTGAAATATTACTGTCACCCGAATGTTGTTAATTTTGAATGTCCTGATTTTTGA